The Candidatus Saccharibacteria bacterium genome has a segment encoding these proteins:
- the gatC gene encoding Asp-tRNA(Asn)/Glu-tRNA(Gln) amidotransferase subunit GatC produces the protein MSQISNDDVRYVAALSKLDLTDEEVETYKTELSTILGYVDKLQEIDTDGVEPTAQVTGLVNVFRPDEVALEQTAQSELLKNVPAKDADGHIQVRRVL, from the coding sequence ATGAGTCAGATATCAAACGACGATGTACGCTACGTAGCAGCTTTAAGTAAGCTAGACTTAACGGACGAAGAAGTCGAAACCTACAAAACGGAACTTTCAACTATTTTAGGCTATGTCGATAAATTGCAAGAAATCGATACCGACGGCGTTGAGCCAACAGCTCAAGTAACGGGGCTGGTAAATGTGTTCAGACCAGATGAGGTTGCGCTTGAACAAACTGCGCAATCCGAACTGCTTAAGAATGTTCCCGCAAAAGACGCAGATGGTCATATTCAGGTGCGGAGAGTTTTATAA
- the gatB gene encoding Asp-tRNA(Asn)/Glu-tRNA(Gln) amidotransferase subunit GatB, producing the protein MIITDDIRKKYVPTIGIECHVQLKTKTKLFAPVSNEAREAEPNTLVSPLCFGLPGTLPVLNEFAVELAIKAGLAMNGEIASFMKFDRKQYFYPDLPKGYQITQFDKPIITSGWLDVPQLDGSQKRVEIERAHMEEDAGKSTHPEGSDFSLVDLNRAGTPLLEIVSKPDMHSAAEARAYAHELFLAMKYADVSEADLYHGNMRFDVNVSIAPVGSTELGTRSETKNLNSFKSIERATLYEIDRQIELLEKGKQVVQETRGWNDAKQITTSQRSKENAHDYRYFPEPDLPPVEITGDQVQAVKKTLPQLPVDIRTKLQKLGIDSQQIAILLEEKRFVDIVLAVDKKHIKKAVNWITSDVQAVVNDGEFDWATFTLTSDDLNQLAIMVADGKLSSTGAKEVLLELITSTTPAEAIATDKKLIQESDEGAIEAIVDSVIAANSSAAEDVKNGEMKAIGFLVGQVMKQSKGKANPQIVNKLLKEKLQS; encoded by the coding sequence ATGATAATTACCGACGACATCCGCAAAAAGTACGTGCCGACTATTGGAATCGAATGCCATGTACAGCTAAAAACCAAAACCAAATTGTTTGCGCCAGTTAGTAACGAAGCGCGAGAAGCAGAACCCAACACCTTAGTAAGTCCACTGTGCTTTGGTTTACCAGGCACATTACCAGTACTTAATGAATTTGCAGTAGAGCTCGCTATTAAAGCTGGTCTGGCCATGAACGGTGAAATAGCCAGTTTTATGAAGTTTGATCGAAAACAATATTTTTATCCTGACCTACCCAAAGGCTACCAAATAACCCAGTTTGATAAACCAATTATTACCTCTGGTTGGTTGGATGTGCCGCAGTTGGATGGTAGCCAAAAACGGGTAGAGATAGAGCGTGCCCATATGGAGGAAGACGCTGGTAAGTCTACTCACCCCGAGGGAAGCGACTTTTCGTTAGTTGATTTGAACCGAGCCGGGACACCGTTACTCGAAATAGTTAGCAAGCCAGACATGCATTCAGCGGCGGAAGCCCGTGCCTATGCACACGAATTATTCCTTGCAATGAAATACGCTGATGTTAGTGAAGCGGATTTGTACCACGGTAATATGCGCTTTGACGTGAATGTGAGTATTGCTCCAGTTGGCTCAACCGAGCTCGGCACGCGTAGCGAAACTAAAAACCTCAACTCATTTAAAAGCATTGAGCGAGCAACGTTATATGAAATTGATCGACAAATCGAACTATTAGAAAAAGGTAAGCAAGTTGTTCAAGAAACACGTGGCTGGAACGACGCAAAACAAATAACCACCAGTCAACGAAGTAAGGAAAATGCTCACGACTATCGATATTTCCCCGAACCAGACCTTCCGCCAGTTGAGATTACTGGCGACCAAGTGCAGGCAGTTAAGAAAACATTGCCGCAGCTACCAGTCGATATTCGCACTAAGCTGCAAAAGCTTGGCATTGACAGCCAACAAATTGCGATTCTGCTTGAGGAAAAGCGTTTTGTAGACATAGTGCTGGCTGTCGATAAAAAGCACATTAAAAAGGCCGTGAACTGGATAACCAGCGACGTTCAGGCCGTGGTTAATGACGGTGAATTCGATTGGGCTACCTTTACTCTTACCTCTGACGACCTCAACCAGCTTGCGATAATGGTCGCCGATGGCAAATTAAGCTCAACTGGCGCTAAAGAAGTGTTACTGGAATTAATTACATCGACTACGCCCGCAGAGGCAATTGCAACCGACAAAAAACTCATTCAAGAATCTGACGAAGGGGCAATTGAAGCTATTGTAGATTCTGTTATTGCAGCCAATTCCAGTGCTGCCGAGGACGTCAAGAACGGTGAAATGAAAGCTATCGGCTTCTTAGTAGGCCAAGTAATGAAACAGTCCAAAGGGAAAGCCAATCCACAAATCGTAAACAAGTTATTAAAAGAAAAACTACAGTCTTAA
- a CDS encoding YtxH domain-containing protein: protein MSKETKKAGLFGAIFGAIAGVVAGVFALAPKSAKENRDDVKKKAEELKKDVQTNLENIEKDLTAQFEKVEAEYKKARGKSREEWTEWKKKAEDMIATVEKTIKGDDEKEADSLADKAKSFMKEVEEKLSEKKK from the coding sequence ATGAGCAAAGAAACTAAAAAAGCAGGATTATTTGGAGCGATTTTTGGAGCAATAGCTGGTGTGGTAGCCGGTGTATTTGCCCTCGCACCGAAGAGTGCAAAAGAAAATCGTGATGACGTTAAGAAAAAAGCCGAAGAACTAAAGAAAGACGTTCAGACTAATTTAGAGAACATAGAAAAAGACCTAACAGCCCAATTCGAAAAGGTTGAAGCAGAATATAAAAAAGCTCGCGGCAAGTCACGCGAAGAATGGACCGAGTGGAAGAAAAAAGCCGAAGACATGATTGCCACCGTAGAAAAAACCATTAAAGGTGATGATGAAAAAGAAGCCGACAGTTTAGCTGACAAAGCAAAGAGCTTTATGAAAGAAGTTGAAGAGAAACTTTCAGAAAAGAAAAAATAG
- the dnaE gene encoding DNA polymerase III subunit alpha gives MSASVSSKKSTSTTIKPVDFVHLHNHTHHSLLDGLQKIKPMVQRVKELGMNSVAVTDHGTLSGTIDFYKAAQDIGVKPIIGIEAYVANRKHTDKDPQKDRSRYHMLLFAMNNIGYRNLMKLSSIANLDGYYYKPRIDRDLLKKYNEGIIATSGCIGGEIGEMFRYDQDDKAEEAARWYLEVFGDRFYFEIQDHGLEWDEQKKVNDKVMALADKLNAPLVLTGDAHYRLKEDQDAHEILLCVQTGSNLDDPDRFSLKDTDLHLKDPKEIIERWGELRPDAITNTAKLAERCDVTIKLGDILIPKFDVPKGFSEKSYLHQKTYQGLAWRYAGVEKTKAATLKTAEAKKLLEPKILERAEYELGIIGNMGFDGYFLIVADFIYWGKDQGIVFGPGRGSAAGSIVAYGMEITDLDPIKYDLLFERFLNPDRISMPDIDIDIQDNRRDEVIQYCVDKYGQDRVAHIVTFGKMAARNAIRDVARVLNIPYAEADRIAKMVPPPIQGRHIPLEVSIKDDPSLKAEYETNQQSKRIIDLAIRLEGTIRSHGVHAAGVVIAPDEITNYTPLEMAQKGVVTTQYPMNPVEELGLLKMDFLGLSNLTIINNALRIIRKVYNTDIDISTLELDDIKTYELLGNGMTTGVFQLESAGMKRYLKQLKPTVFDDIIAMAALYRPGPLTAGLTDSFVKRKNGKEKVSFPHEKMKETLGNTFGVLVYQEQVMEISKNVCGFTGGEADTLRKAIGKKKRDVMEKMKVKFIDGGVDHGGVDRSIMVKFWDDLMGFADYAFNKSHSACYALIAYQTAYLKAHYPAAFMAALMTSDFDDTDRLSIEISECKKLGLEVVAPDVNESFVEFAVVPNSKKIRYGMSAIKNVGRGAVEEILRARQDGKFSSIEDFASRVSPRIVNKKAWESLIKAGAFDELEPSRGKLLLNMETILSFSQKLHKEALSGQEDLFGGSLAPEINPVLQLDAPASDVAESEKLQWEKELLGIYLSSHPLDPFEKYLDEQTMPLGQLNEGHDNKSASVGGVLTTVREITTKKGSKMAFVGLEDKTGSIELVVFPGAYEGNEEIWQPDTVIHAQGKFNAKDRNGNISELKVLVDEVIELDKATADAYTATGKKKRLPKATPIKDDQIETMPAKKVFIKLTNPDNSDEELKQLRGLVGDYKGQNEIIVVIDRDSRQAVRLPFKVDADSDDFLQQLVSLFGAANVIAK, from the coding sequence ATGTCGGCATCTGTTTCTTCAAAAAAATCTACTTCAACGACCATTAAGCCGGTCGATTTTGTTCATTTACATAATCATACACATCATTCATTACTTGATGGACTTCAAAAAATAAAACCGATGGTTCAGCGAGTTAAAGAACTGGGTATGAATTCGGTTGCTGTTACCGACCATGGTACTTTGTCTGGCACAATAGATTTTTATAAGGCCGCTCAAGATATTGGCGTTAAGCCGATTATTGGAATTGAAGCCTATGTAGCGAATCGTAAACACACTGACAAAGATCCACAAAAAGATCGCAGCCGGTACCACATGCTGCTGTTTGCAATGAACAATATTGGCTACAGAAACCTCATGAAACTGTCGAGTATTGCTAATCTTGATGGCTATTATTACAAGCCGAGAATTGATCGAGATCTTCTGAAAAAATATAACGAGGGTATTATTGCAACCAGTGGTTGTATCGGTGGTGAGATTGGCGAAATGTTCCGCTATGACCAAGACGATAAGGCCGAAGAAGCTGCCCGATGGTATTTAGAAGTATTTGGTGATCGATTTTATTTTGAAATCCAAGATCACGGCTTAGAGTGGGACGAGCAAAAAAAAGTTAACGACAAAGTAATGGCTTTAGCTGACAAGCTTAACGCCCCTCTCGTACTTACTGGCGACGCTCACTATCGGCTTAAAGAAGATCAAGACGCTCATGAAATTCTTTTATGTGTTCAAACGGGTTCTAATTTAGATGACCCAGATCGATTTAGCCTTAAAGACACTGATTTGCATCTAAAGGACCCGAAAGAAATTATTGAACGCTGGGGTGAATTACGACCCGACGCTATAACAAACACTGCCAAGCTCGCTGAGCGCTGTGATGTAACCATAAAACTTGGCGATATATTAATTCCAAAATTTGATGTACCGAAAGGTTTTAGCGAGAAATCATATCTCCACCAAAAGACGTACCAAGGTTTAGCGTGGCGGTATGCGGGTGTTGAAAAAACAAAAGCAGCAACCCTTAAGACTGCCGAAGCAAAAAAATTACTTGAACCGAAGATTCTAGAGCGAGCCGAATATGAACTTGGGATTATCGGTAATATGGGCTTTGACGGGTACTTTTTAATTGTCGCCGATTTTATATATTGGGGGAAAGACCAAGGTATAGTTTTTGGGCCGGGACGCGGTAGCGCTGCTGGATCGATTGTTGCCTACGGCATGGAAATTACTGATTTAGATCCAATAAAGTACGACTTACTGTTTGAGCGTTTTTTGAATCCTGATCGTATATCGATGCCAGATATCGATATCGACATTCAAGACAACCGCCGCGATGAGGTTATTCAATATTGTGTTGATAAATACGGTCAAGATCGGGTTGCTCATATTGTTACTTTTGGCAAGATGGCCGCGCGAAACGCTATTCGAGACGTCGCTCGTGTTTTAAATATTCCATATGCCGAAGCTGACCGAATTGCAAAAATGGTGCCACCGCCAATCCAAGGAAGACATATCCCACTGGAAGTCTCTATTAAAGATGACCCTTCACTAAAAGCCGAATATGAGACAAATCAACAGAGTAAACGGATTATCGATTTGGCTATACGGCTCGAAGGGACGATTCGGTCGCACGGTGTGCATGCAGCTGGTGTAGTCATCGCACCAGATGAAATAACAAACTACACTCCGCTTGAAATGGCGCAAAAAGGAGTTGTTACCACGCAGTATCCAATGAACCCAGTCGAAGAACTAGGTTTGCTGAAAATGGATTTTCTTGGGTTATCAAACCTGACTATTATTAATAACGCGCTTAGGATAATTCGCAAAGTCTATAACACCGACATAGACATAAGTACGCTAGAACTTGATGATATTAAGACATATGAATTGCTTGGAAATGGTATGACAACTGGGGTTTTTCAATTAGAGTCTGCCGGCATGAAGCGCTATCTCAAACAGCTTAAACCAACCGTCTTCGATGACATTATTGCTATGGCAGCATTGTATCGCCCCGGTCCGCTTACGGCTGGACTAACAGATTCGTTTGTAAAACGAAAAAATGGCAAAGAAAAAGTCTCGTTTCCGCATGAAAAAATGAAAGAAACACTCGGTAACACTTTTGGAGTACTAGTCTACCAAGAGCAAGTTATGGAGATATCTAAGAACGTCTGTGGCTTTACAGGCGGCGAAGCCGATACCTTGCGTAAAGCGATTGGTAAGAAAAAGCGTGATGTCATGGAGAAAATGAAGGTGAAGTTTATCGACGGTGGCGTTGATCATGGCGGTGTCGATAGATCGATCATGGTGAAGTTTTGGGACGACTTAATGGGTTTTGCCGACTACGCCTTTAATAAATCACACTCAGCCTGCTATGCCTTAATTGCGTACCAAACGGCCTACTTAAAGGCTCACTACCCAGCAGCATTTATGGCCGCTTTAATGACAAGCGATTTTGATGACACCGACCGCTTAAGTATTGAAATTTCTGAATGTAAAAAATTAGGGCTAGAGGTTGTTGCACCTGACGTCAATGAGTCATTCGTGGAATTTGCAGTAGTACCAAATAGTAAAAAAATTCGCTATGGCATGTCTGCTATTAAAAATGTCGGACGAGGCGCAGTTGAAGAAATTCTTAGAGCCCGCCAAGATGGAAAGTTTTCTTCTATAGAAGATTTTGCGTCACGAGTAAGCCCACGGATAGTAAATAAAAAAGCTTGGGAAAGCCTTATTAAAGCCGGTGCATTCGACGAACTAGAGCCAAGCCGAGGGAAGTTGCTTTTAAATATGGAAACAATTTTATCGTTTTCTCAGAAACTTCACAAAGAAGCACTCAGTGGGCAAGAGGATTTGTTCGGTGGCAGCCTTGCTCCAGAAATTAATCCAGTACTGCAACTCGATGCACCTGCCTCTGACGTGGCTGAATCAGAGAAATTACAATGGGAAAAAGAGCTGCTTGGGATCTATTTGTCGTCGCACCCACTCGACCCATTTGAAAAATACTTAGACGAACAAACCATGCCGCTTGGGCAACTGAATGAAGGTCACGACAACAAATCTGCTTCGGTTGGCGGAGTGCTTACCACCGTTCGCGAGATAACCACCAAAAAGGGTAGCAAAATGGCTTTTGTAGGACTTGAAGATAAAACAGGTTCAATTGAACTGGTTGTTTTTCCCGGTGCGTACGAGGGCAACGAAGAGATTTGGCAGCCCGACACAGTCATACATGCTCAAGGTAAATTTAATGCAAAAGATCGAAACGGCAACATCAGCGAACTTAAAGTACTGGTTGATGAGGTAATTGAGCTCGATAAAGCAACTGCTGATGCGTATACGGCAACAGGCAAGAAAAAGCGTTTACCTAAGGCTACGCCCATTAAAGACGATCAAATTGAAACCATGCCGGCAAAGAAAGTATTTATTAAACTAACTAACCCAGACAATTCGGACGAAGAGCTCAAGCAATTGCGCGGTCTGGTTGGCGACTACAAGGGACAGAACGAAATTATCGTAGTGATTGATAGAGATTCGCGTCAAGCGGTTCGTCTTCCATTCAAGGTTGACGCAGACTCAGATGACTTTTTGCAGCAGCTTGTCAGCTTGTTCGGTGCAGCAAACGTTATAGCCAAATAA
- the gatA gene encoding Asp-tRNA(Asn)/Glu-tRNA(Gln) amidotransferase subunit GatA, with protein sequence MDQWKSIQDLRDDVVSKKQTATQLVERALEYAHKDSTDSLLEILDDYARERAKDIDQQVEKGTFSGKLAGVPFVAKDNFLTFAGKTRAASNILANFEAPYQSTAISKLEAEGAILIAKANMDAFAHGSSTENSDFKITKNPHDESRVPGGSSGGPAASVAAGIVPFALGTDTGGSIRQPASYSGVFGHKPTYGLVSRYGVIAMASSTDTIGPLTNSVEDGALVLDIIAGKDSSDSTTIDRSAKSYTQFETKPLKVGVIKQHLAEGVDEAVKQSVQEAVDALKVVGAEITEVDLPINDAVLACYYTIVPAEISSNLSRYDGIRFGHSNQQASDLDAVYRSSRSVGFGKEAKRRIMIGNYVLSSGYYDAYYKKAQQVRTLIIEQYNTAFKDVDVLVGPVAPAPAFKIGENEDPLAMYLVDIMTVGPSLAGLPAASVPIKAVNGLPVGLHVIGAQRNDAVVLSVAKQVEQGVSE encoded by the coding sequence ATGGATCAGTGGAAATCTATACAGGACTTACGCGACGATGTTGTTTCTAAAAAACAAACAGCCACCCAGCTGGTTGAACGCGCACTAGAGTATGCCCATAAAGACAGCACCGACAGTTTACTAGAAATACTGGACGACTACGCACGTGAACGGGCAAAAGACATAGACCAGCAGGTAGAGAAGGGAACTTTTAGCGGTAAATTAGCCGGTGTACCCTTTGTTGCTAAGGATAACTTTTTAACATTTGCTGGCAAAACACGTGCCGCTAGTAATATTTTGGCTAACTTTGAAGCGCCGTATCAATCCACGGCAATCAGCAAGCTTGAAGCTGAAGGTGCGATTCTTATTGCCAAGGCAAATATGGATGCCTTTGCTCACGGGTCATCTACTGAAAATAGCGATTTTAAAATAACTAAAAACCCCCACGATGAAAGTCGAGTTCCGGGTGGATCGTCAGGAGGCCCTGCAGCTTCTGTTGCAGCTGGTATTGTGCCGTTTGCGCTTGGTACCGACACTGGTGGTTCAATCCGTCAGCCAGCTAGCTATAGTGGTGTTTTTGGGCACAAGCCAACCTATGGCTTGGTGTCTCGCTACGGTGTTATTGCCATGGCTAGTTCTACTGACACTATTGGACCACTAACGAATAGCGTCGAAGACGGCGCACTGGTATTGGATATTATTGCCGGAAAAGACAGCAGTGACAGTACCACAATTGATCGTTCAGCTAAATCGTATACTCAATTTGAAACAAAACCACTAAAAGTTGGTGTTATAAAACAGCATTTAGCCGAAGGCGTTGACGAGGCTGTTAAGCAGTCTGTACAAGAAGCAGTCGATGCCCTAAAAGTCGTCGGTGCAGAAATTACCGAGGTTGACCTGCCGATCAATGACGCAGTGTTGGCCTGTTACTACACTATTGTACCGGCAGAAATTAGTTCCAATTTGTCGCGATATGATGGCATTCGCTTTGGCCATTCTAATCAGCAAGCAAGCGACCTTGATGCCGTATATCGTTCGTCGCGGAGTGTTGGTTTTGGCAAGGAAGCTAAACGCAGAATAATGATCGGCAATTATGTGTTGTCGAGCGGCTATTACGATGCCTATTACAAGAAAGCTCAGCAAGTTAGGACCTTGATTATTGAGCAATACAATACGGCGTTTAAAGATGTCGACGTACTTGTTGGCCCAGTCGCACCGGCTCCGGCCTTTAAAATTGGCGAAAATGAAGATCCTTTAGCAATGTATTTAGTAGATATTATGACCGTAGGCCCAAGTTTGGCTGGTTTGCCAGCGGCATCGGTGCCAATTAAAGCAGTCAACGGCCTGCCGGTTGGTCTTCATGTGATTGGCGCTCAGCGCAACGACGCAGTTGTGCTGAGTGTGGCGAAGCAGGTTGAACAGGGAGTTTCTGAATGA
- the uvrB gene encoding excinuclease ABC subunit UvrB, producing MNLVLKTDYKPTGDQPEAIYDLVSRIEKGDKEQTLLGVTGSGKTFTMANVIEQTQKPTLVLAHNKTLAAQLYGEFKRFFPNNAVHYFVSYFDYYQPEAYLPGRDVYIEKDSQINEEIDRLRHAATSSLLSRRDVIIVASVSCIYGIGSVESYGDMSIKLTVGEQRKRDKFLRQLTDIQYTRNDIDFARGTFRVRGDVIDVYPASEESAYRLEFFGDEMEAITKINPLTGEVEAKLESYTVYPSSHYVTPHDKIKLAIEDIKVELYERLEHFKKNNKLLEAQRLEQRTNFDIEMLEETGFVKGIENYSRFLTSREPGEQPATLLDYFPDDYLLMIDESHMTIPQVRGMYNGDRARKEVLVEHGFRLPSALDNRPLTFTEFERHINQAIYVSATPSDYELSRSTHVAQQVIRPTGLIDPEIEIRKTEGQIDDLIAEARETIEKGHRLLVTTLTKRMAEDLTEYLEESDFKVAYLHSEVDTLERSDILRDLRMGTYDIVVGINLLREGLDLPEVSLVCILDADKEGFLRSESALVQTIGRAARHVEGRVIMYADNITRSMKAAIDETDRRRKIQKSYNKKHGITPEGIQKNIDKGMRADIPDSDKKKLDPRKIPKGEIPHLIRDLTNQMDLAAKNLEFEKAAELRDLISGLEKH from the coding sequence ATGAATTTAGTATTAAAAACCGACTATAAACCAACTGGCGACCAACCCGAGGCTATATATGATTTGGTTTCGCGAATAGAAAAAGGCGATAAAGAGCAGACGCTCCTTGGTGTAACCGGTTCTGGTAAGACATTTACTATGGCAAATGTTATTGAACAAACACAAAAACCAACCTTAGTTTTAGCGCACAATAAAACCTTGGCTGCTCAGCTCTACGGTGAGTTTAAACGATTCTTTCCTAATAACGCCGTCCATTATTTTGTTAGTTACTTCGACTACTACCAACCCGAAGCTTATTTGCCTGGTAGAGACGTTTATATTGAAAAAGACAGCCAAATCAATGAAGAAATTGATCGGTTACGGCATGCTGCCACCTCTAGTCTATTAAGCCGCCGAGATGTGATTATTGTTGCTAGTGTCAGCTGTATTTATGGTATTGGTTCGGTCGAAAGTTATGGCGACATGTCTATTAAGCTTACGGTTGGTGAACAAAGAAAGCGCGATAAATTTTTACGGCAACTCACCGATATTCAATACACTCGTAACGACATAGATTTTGCGCGAGGTACATTCAGAGTGCGCGGTGATGTTATTGATGTGTACCCAGCCAGCGAAGAGTCGGCTTACAGGCTAGAATTTTTTGGTGACGAAATGGAAGCGATCACCAAGATAAATCCACTAACTGGCGAAGTAGAGGCAAAACTTGAAAGCTATACGGTGTATCCCAGTAGCCACTATGTGACACCGCACGATAAAATAAAATTGGCAATCGAAGACATTAAGGTCGAACTTTATGAACGTCTAGAGCATTTTAAAAAGAACAATAAACTGCTTGAAGCCCAGCGGCTTGAGCAGCGCACAAATTTTGATATTGAGATGTTAGAAGAAACAGGCTTCGTCAAAGGCATTGAGAACTACTCACGTTTTTTGACAAGTCGTGAACCCGGCGAGCAGCCAGCAACATTATTGGATTATTTCCCAGACGACTACTTGCTAATGATTGATGAATCACACATGACGATACCTCAGGTACGCGGCATGTATAACGGCGATCGGGCTCGTAAGGAAGTATTAGTTGAACATGGCTTTAGGCTGCCAAGCGCGCTCGACAACCGACCTTTAACATTTACCGAATTTGAACGACACATAAATCAAGCGATTTATGTTTCTGCTACTCCGAGCGATTACGAACTAAGTCGCAGCACGCACGTCGCCCAGCAGGTTATTCGCCCGACTGGTCTTATTGACCCAGAGATTGAAATACGTAAAACCGAAGGGCAGATTGATGATCTAATCGCCGAAGCGCGAGAGACAATTGAAAAAGGCCATCGTTTGCTGGTTACGACCCTCACCAAGCGTATGGCAGAGGATTTAACAGAATATTTAGAGGAGTCTGATTTTAAAGTGGCCTACTTGCACAGCGAAGTCGATACTTTAGAACGCAGTGATATATTACGAGATCTGCGCATGGGTACCTACGACATTGTAGTAGGAATAAACCTGCTGCGAGAAGGCTTGGACTTACCAGAGGTATCGTTAGTCTGTATTTTAGATGCTGATAAAGAAGGGTTCTTGCGAAGTGAAAGCGCGTTGGTCCAGACAATTGGCCGCGCGGCTCGCCACGTTGAGGGTCGAGTTATTATGTATGCCGACAACATTACACGGTCGATGAAAGCTGCAATCGACGAAACTGATCGACGACGTAAAATTCAAAAAAGCTACAATAAAAAACATGGAATAACACCAGAAGGAATCCAAAAAAATATCGACAAGGGTATGCGTGCCGATATCCCTGATAGCGATAAAAAGAAGCTTGATCCTAGAAAAATACCAAAGGGTGAGATACCTCATCTTATTCGTGACTTAACAAACCAAATGGACTTAGCTGCTAAAAACTTAGAATTCGAAAAAGCCGCTGAACTACGAGATTTAATTAGCGGTCTTGAGAAGCACTAA